In Equus caballus isolate H_3958 breed thoroughbred chromosome 7, TB-T2T, whole genome shotgun sequence, one DNA window encodes the following:
- the OR52D15 gene encoding olfactory receptor family 52 subfamily D member 15, with amino-acid sequence MLSASVPNDTAFHPSIFILLGIPGMQDQHVWVAIPFCSMYILALVGNGTILYIITRDRTLHEPMYLFLCLLSITDLVLCSTTLPKMLTIFWLRSHIISYPGCLTQMFFVHTVFATESAVLLAMAFDRYVAICRPLHYTSILNATVIVKIGLACVVRGLLFVFPFVILIEHLPFCGHHIIPHTYCEHMGIAKLACASIKPNTIYGLTVALSVTGMDVVLITTSYGLILQAVLRLPSKDAQFRAFSTCGAHICVILVFYVPAFFSFFTHRFGHRVPPHVHIVLANLYLLAPPVLNPLVYGINSKQIRLRIFGFFMGKR; translated from the coding sequence ATGCTCTCTGCATCTGTCCCCAATGACACTGCCTTCCATCCTTCTATATTTATTCTACTTGGAATCCCTGGGATGCAAGACCAGCATGTTTGGGTTGCCATCCCCTTCTGCTCCATGTATATCCTTGCTCTGGTTGGCAATGGCACCATTCTCTACATCATCACAAGGGATAGAACTCTGCATGAGCCAATGTACCTCTTCCTGTGCCTACTTTCCATCACTGACCTGGTACTCTGTTCAACCACATTGCCCAAAATGCTAACAATCTTCTGGCTTAGATCCCACATAATTTCTTACCCTGGCTGCCTCACCCAGATGTTTTTTGTTCATACAGTCTTTGCCACAGAGTCAGCTGTTCTCTTGGCTATGGCATTTGACCGCTATGTGGCTATCTGCCGTCCACTTCATTATACATCCATCCTCAATGCCACAGTGATTGTGAAGATTGGTCTGGCATGTGTGGTCCGTGGCCTTCTCTTTGTTTTCCCCTTTGTCATCCTCATTGAACACTTACCTTTCTGTGGACATCACATCATCCCCCATACGTACTGTGAGCACATGGGCATTGCTAAGCTGGCCTGTGCCAGCATCAagcccaacaccatttatggtCTCACTGTGGCACTTTCAGTCACTGGCATGGATGTGGTCCTCATCACCACATCCTATGGCCTGATCCTGCAGGCTGTGCTGCGCCTGCCCTCGAAGGATGCCCAATTCCGAGCATTTAGCACTTGTGGGGCCCACATTTGTGTCATTCTTGTCTTCTATGTTCCTGCCTTTTTTTCGTTTTTCACTCACCGCTTTGGCCACCGAGTACCTCCTCATGTCCACATTGTACTTGCAAATCTCTATCTCCTCGCGCCCCCTGTTCTCAACCCCTTGGTCTATGGCATTAACAGCAAACAGATACGCCTAAGAATATTTGGCTTTTTTATGGGGAAGAGATAG